One part of the Truepera radiovictrix DSM 17093 genome encodes these proteins:
- a CDS encoding ABC transporter permease has product MKRASRLRVPLVWLALLGVWELVGRAGLLADLYATTPSAVAETLYTLFASGTIWPHLQATFSAALLGLVFGLVVGAALGFAAALVPFLRELLEPVMLFLNAIPRVVLAPLFIIWFGIGVGSKVALSLVLVAVLIFFAVYNGFREVDRRLVERVTTLGGGRGVLLREVYGPSVASWVMSNLKVALGFAFTGAVVGEFVAASRGLGYLMTFALSTYNTAQVVALVLLIGLFVLLLFYVAGRLEARWLRWRHP; this is encoded by the coding sequence GTGAAGCGCGCCTCGCGCCTGCGCGTCCCGCTCGTCTGGCTCGCGCTCCTGGGCGTCTGGGAGCTCGTCGGGCGCGCTGGGCTGCTCGCCGACCTCTACGCCACCACCCCGAGCGCGGTCGCCGAGACGCTCTACACCCTCTTCGCGAGCGGCACGATCTGGCCACACCTGCAAGCCACCTTTTCCGCGGCGCTCTTGGGGCTCGTCTTCGGGCTCGTCGTGGGGGCGGCTTTGGGGTTTGCCGCCGCGCTCGTCCCCTTCCTCCGCGAGCTGCTAGAGCCCGTCATGCTCTTTTTAAACGCTATCCCGCGCGTTGTCCTGGCGCCGCTCTTTATCATCTGGTTCGGTATCGGGGTCGGCTCGAAGGTCGCCCTGTCGCTCGTGCTGGTCGCGGTGCTCATCTTTTTCGCGGTCTACAACGGCTTTCGCGAGGTCGACCGGCGCCTGGTCGAACGCGTGACCACCTTGGGTGGCGGGCGCGGGGTGCTCCTGCGCGAGGTCTACGGGCCGTCGGTCGCCTCGTGGGTGATGAGCAACCTCAAGGTGGCGCTAGGGTTCGCCTTTACCGGCGCCGTCGTCGGCGAGTTCGTCGCGGCGAGCCGCGGCCTGGGTTACCTGATGACCTTCGCACTCAGCACCTACAACACCGCGCAGGTCGTCGCGCTGGTGCTCCTCATCGGCCTTTTCGTGCTGCTGCTCTTTTACGTCGCGGGTAGGCTCGAGGCCCGCTGGCTCCGTTGGAGGCACCCATGA
- a CDS encoding MATE family efflux transporter, producing MLPRLRARLPLLGTVWRLSLPVIVSNLLISLVNVVDIFMVGRLGPLEIAAVGMATSVRMLVLIGIMSVTAGSIALAAQAYGARDARALSHVARQSLSLTVLLALLLSVVGWLLAEPLLRILNSGGDPQAAALGAAYLRILFLGTVLLALNLVINSLMQGAGDTVTPLYITAGANVLNILFNYLFMFGPGPLPALGVAGAAVGTLIARFIASVIGLVILYSGRNPVHILPGSYRPDWGMFRDILAIGVPSGLQGVARNGAQVFLLGIVTSTAAGTYGAAALAIGLQIESLAFMPGLAISVAATSLVGQALGSWDPEEARRRGDTAIVLGVLVMSLAAVPIFALAPQILHLFDPSAHPTVIAAGTSYLRINALFLPLLAVAMVTNGTLRGAGDTRPGLVGTVIGRCLIVVPLAHLLALTLDFGVVGVWWALCVGTTIQALWVALRWRGTRWQGVALRKTALYRRHLGGLSERVQRRFLQEVRTPLMACLGASEAVEEAGVRYTLPEGRGAAFVRFREGTFEVAEGREHLPHPSSAAAPKRPKAAAYAHD from the coding sequence ATGCTGCCCCGTCTCCGCGCGCGCCTCCCGCTCCTCGGTACGGTCTGGCGCCTTTCGCTGCCCGTCATCGTGTCGAACCTGCTCATCAGCCTCGTCAACGTCGTCGATATCTTTATGGTCGGCCGCCTGGGGCCTTTGGAGATCGCCGCCGTCGGGATGGCGACGAGCGTGCGGATGCTCGTGCTCATCGGCATCATGTCGGTCACGGCGGGCTCGATCGCGCTGGCGGCGCAGGCGTACGGGGCGCGCGACGCGCGGGCGCTCTCGCACGTCGCGCGGCAGTCGCTCTCGCTCACCGTCTTGCTCGCGCTCCTTTTGAGCGTCGTCGGCTGGCTCCTCGCCGAACCCCTGCTGCGCATCCTCAACAGCGGCGGCGACCCGCAGGCGGCGGCTTTGGGCGCGGCGTACCTCCGCATCCTCTTCCTCGGCACCGTCCTCTTGGCCCTCAACCTGGTGATCAACAGCCTTATGCAGGGCGCGGGGGACACCGTGACGCCCCTATACATCACGGCGGGGGCGAACGTCCTTAACATCCTCTTCAACTACCTCTTTATGTTCGGCCCCGGGCCGCTGCCCGCCCTTGGCGTCGCGGGAGCGGCGGTCGGCACGCTCATCGCCCGCTTTATCGCCTCCGTCATCGGCCTCGTGATCCTCTACTCCGGCCGCAACCCCGTCCATATCCTGCCCGGCAGCTACCGCCCCGACTGGGGGATGTTCCGCGACATCCTGGCGATCGGCGTGCCCTCGGGGCTTCAGGGGGTCGCGCGTAACGGCGCGCAGGTGTTCCTGCTCGGCATCGTCACCTCGACGGCGGCGGGCACCTACGGCGCAGCAGCGCTCGCGATCGGGTTGCAGATCGAATCGCTCGCCTTTATGCCGGGGCTCGCCATCAGCGTCGCAGCGACCAGCCTCGTCGGTCAGGCGCTCGGCAGCTGGGATCCGGAGGAGGCCCGGCGACGCGGGGACACCGCCATCGTCTTAGGGGTCTTGGTGATGTCGCTCGCCGCCGTACCCATCTTCGCCCTAGCGCCCCAGATCCTGCACCTCTTCGACCCGAGCGCGCACCCGACGGTCATCGCGGCGGGGACGTCGTACCTGCGCATCAACGCCCTGTTTCTCCCCCTCCTAGCGGTCGCCATGGTCACCAACGGGACGCTGCGCGGTGCCGGCGACACGCGGCCCGGCCTGGTCGGTACGGTGATCGGCCGCTGCCTCATCGTGGTGCCGCTCGCGCACCTCTTGGCCCTGACCCTAGACTTCGGCGTCGTCGGCGTGTGGTGGGCGCTCTGCGTCGGCACCACCATCCAGGCGCTCTGGGTGGCGCTGCGCTGGCGCGGTACGCGTTGGCAGGGGGTGGCGCTGCGCAAGACCGCCCTCTACCGGCGGCACTTGGGTGGGCTTTCCGAGAGGGTGCAGCGGCGCTTTTTGCAGGAGGTGCGCACGCCGCTCATGGCCTGCCTCGGCGCGAGCGAAGCGGTCGAGGAGGCGGGCGTACGCTACACCCTCCCCGAGGGGCGCGGAGCAGCCTTTGTGCGGTTTCGCGAGGGCACCTTCGAGGTCGCCGAGGGGCGCGAACACCTCCCGCACCCGTCCAGCGCGGCGGCGCCCAAACGCCCCAAAGCGGCAGCCTACGCGCACGATTAA
- a CDS encoding dihydrodipicolinate synthase family protein, translating into MTLQGIFPPLPTPFTAAGELDLDGLQGLIAALEPLVDGFLVLGSNGEAVYLTEAERRLVLEAARAAIPTTKPMLAGTGGEATCTVLKRNCVAAEVGADAVLVLPPHYYLGAMNEVALRAHYRTLADESPLPVLLYNVPANTTLSLSPNLVGELAGHGNVVGLKDSSGNLVALGETLRRVGPEFAVLTGNAPTLLPALSLGAWGGILAVANVAPALYAALLRRFKAGDLEGARALQLALDPLALAVTVRFGVAGLKAALRLQGLPAGYPRAPLQDVSREVLRELEGLLEGVRALAAPSA; encoded by the coding sequence ATGACCCTCCAAGGCATCTTCCCCCCCCTCCCCACCCCCTTTACCGCCGCGGGCGAGCTCGACCTCGACGGGCTCCAAGGCCTGATCGCCGCGCTCGAGCCCCTTGTAGACGGTTTTCTCGTGCTGGGCAGCAACGGCGAGGCCGTCTATCTAACCGAGGCGGAACGGCGGCTGGTTTTGGAGGCGGCGCGCGCGGCGATCCCCACTACCAAGCCCATGCTCGCCGGTACGGGCGGCGAGGCGACCTGCACCGTGTTAAAGCGCAACTGTGTCGCGGCCGAGGTCGGCGCGGACGCGGTCCTCGTGCTGCCGCCGCACTACTACCTAGGTGCCATGAACGAGGTCGCCTTGCGGGCGCACTACCGGACGCTAGCGGACGAGAGCCCGCTCCCCGTGCTGCTCTACAACGTGCCCGCCAACACCACCCTGTCGCTCTCCCCTAACCTCGTGGGCGAGCTCGCGGGGCACGGCAACGTCGTCGGGCTCAAGGACTCGTCGGGTAACCTCGTCGCCCTCGGCGAGACCCTGCGCCGCGTCGGCCCGGAGTTCGCGGTCCTCACCGGCAACGCCCCGACGCTTTTGCCCGCCCTGAGCTTGGGAGCTTGGGGCGGCATTTTAGCCGTCGCCAACGTCGCACCGGCGCTCTACGCGGCGCTCCTGCGGCGCTTTAAAGCGGGCGACCTAGAGGGCGCGCGGGCGCTGCAGCTCGCACTCGACCCCCTGGCGCTCGCCGTGACGGTGCGCTTCGGCGTCGCAGGTCTTAAAGCGGCGCTGCGGCTCCAGGGGCTCCCGGCGGGCTACCCGAGGGCCCCGCTGCAGGACGTGAGCCGCGAGGTGCTACGGGAGCTAGAGGGCTTGCTCGAGGGGGTGCGGGCGCTAGCGGCGCCGTCAGCCTAG
- a CDS encoding carbohydrate ABC transporter permease, translating to MAQTQGQPVKVIRQRKEGTSALARAEERTALWLLAPTFLTLLVLAIYPLGQVFVQSFTDARFATAGHETSFVGFSNYRNLLSMTIRELPPRIDEETGQPIVQDGVTQFESPFRILPREPVRYGAVGQFGFGGRRYVLGATSPDFIRAIWDTLVVTVIGVSLQTILGMVIALTVATKFLGRGVMRAAMLVPWAIITVVSARIWEWMLEPDRKGLFNTVFSYLGLSDGFTNWTGNPSLQLPSLIAMEVWKTTPFMALLLLAGLSTISGELYEAAEIDGANKVRQFFSITLPLLMPTLAVALVFRTLDTLRIFDAFQVIFGEGRLSMASFAYFQLIGARNVGLSSAASVIIFFLLFGFAFLYIRILRVDTE from the coding sequence GTGGCGCAAACGCAAGGCCAACCCGTCAAGGTCATCCGTCAGCGGAAAGAGGGCACCTCGGCGCTCGCCCGCGCCGAAGAACGCACCGCGCTGTGGCTCCTCGCGCCGACGTTTTTGACCCTTCTCGTGCTCGCCATCTACCCGCTCGGCCAGGTGTTCGTGCAGAGCTTTACCGACGCGCGCTTCGCCACGGCCGGTCACGAAACCTCGTTCGTCGGCTTTAGCAACTACCGCAACCTGCTCAGCATGACGATCCGCGAGCTGCCGCCGCGGATCGACGAGGAGACCGGACAACCCATCGTCCAAGACGGGGTCACGCAGTTTGAAAGCCCCTTTCGCATCCTGCCCCGCGAACCGGTGCGTTACGGCGCCGTCGGGCAGTTTGGCTTCGGCGGCAGGCGCTACGTTTTAGGTGCGACCAGCCCCGACTTTATCCGCGCGATCTGGGACACGCTGGTCGTCACCGTCATCGGGGTTTCGTTGCAGACGATCCTGGGCATGGTGATCGCGCTGACCGTGGCCACCAAGTTTCTCGGGCGCGGGGTGATGCGCGCGGCGATGCTCGTTCCCTGGGCGATCATCACGGTCGTCTCGGCGCGCATCTGGGAGTGGATGTTAGAGCCCGACCGCAAGGGGCTCTTTAACACCGTCTTTAGCTACCTGGGCCTCTCGGACGGGTTTACCAACTGGACGGGCAACCCCAGCTTGCAGCTCCCGAGCCTGATCGCCATGGAGGTGTGGAAGACAACGCCCTTTATGGCGCTTTTGCTCCTCGCCGGTCTGTCGACCATCTCGGGGGAGCTCTACGAGGCTGCCGAGATCGACGGCGCCAACAAGGTGCGGCAGTTTTTCTCCATCACCCTGCCCCTTTTGATGCCGACCCTCGCCGTCGCCCTCGTCTTTAGAACGCTCGATACGCTCCGCATCTTCGACGCCTTTCAGGTGATCTTCGGCGAAGGCCGTTTGTCGATGGCGAGCTTTGCCTACTTTCAGCTGATCGGCGCCCGTAACGTCGGGCTCTCGTCGGCCGCCTCGGTCATCATCTTCTTTTTGCTCTTTGGCTTCGCTTTTCTCTACATTCGCATCCTGAGGGTGGACACAGAATGA
- the purU gene encoding formyltetrahydrofolate deformylase, with amino-acid sequence MTDANTARLLISCPDRPGIVAAVSQFLYAHGANILDAQQHSTDPKGGEFFMRMVFHLEDLDVTRAQFERAFAEVVARPFGMSWRVAYADQRKRMAVLVSKTDHCLLELLWRVRSGEFDVDIPLVISNHDLLRETTEAFGIPFYHLPVTPETKAEQEAQLLALLEGRVDLVVLARYMQILSPEVVSRYRGRIINIHHSFLPAFVGANPYKQAYERGVKLIGATAHYVTDELDEGPIIAQDVARVSHRESVADLVGVGRELERTVLARAVAAHLEDRVLIFGNKTVVF; translated from the coding sequence ATGACCGACGCCAACACCGCTAGGCTCCTGATCTCCTGCCCCGACCGCCCCGGCATCGTCGCCGCCGTCTCGCAGTTTCTCTACGCGCACGGGGCGAACATCTTAGACGCGCAGCAGCACTCGACCGACCCCAAAGGCGGCGAGTTCTTTATGCGGATGGTTTTCCACCTAGAGGACCTCGACGTGACCCGAGCGCAGTTCGAGCGCGCGTTCGCGGAGGTCGTCGCGCGCCCTTTTGGGATGAGCTGGCGCGTCGCCTACGCGGACCAGCGCAAACGCATGGCGGTTTTGGTCTCCAAGACCGACCACTGCCTATTGGAGCTCCTCTGGCGGGTGCGGAGCGGCGAGTTCGACGTCGACATCCCGCTGGTGATCTCCAACCACGACCTGTTGCGGGAGACGACCGAGGCCTTCGGCATCCCCTTTTACCACCTGCCGGTGACGCCGGAGACCAAGGCGGAGCAGGAGGCGCAGCTCTTGGCGCTCCTCGAGGGCCGGGTGGATCTGGTCGTGCTGGCGCGCTACATGCAGATCCTCTCGCCGGAGGTCGTGAGCCGCTACAGGGGCCGCATCATCAACATTCACCACTCGTTTTTGCCGGCGTTCGTCGGCGCCAACCCCTACAAGCAGGCCTACGAGCGCGGCGTGAAGCTTATCGGTGCGACCGCTCACTACGTCACCGATGAGCTCGACGAAGGGCCCATCATCGCCCAGGACGTCGCCCGCGTCTCGCACCGCGAGAGCGTGGCTGACCTCGTGGGGGTCGGGCGCGAGCTCGAGCGCACCGTCTTGGCCCGCGCCGTGGCCGCGCACCTAGAGGACCGCGTGCTCATCTTCGGCAACAAAACGGTGGTGTTTTGA
- the ruvB gene encoding Holliday junction branch migration DNA helicase RuvB, producing the protein MDLDGALRPRALADYVGQTKLKEKLAVYLEAAKSRGEALDHVLLYGPPGLGKTTLAHIVAYELGVNIRVTSGPAIEKPGDLAAILTNSLDEGDVLFIDEIHRLGRVAEEHLYPAMEDFKVDIILGQGPAARTIRLDLPRFTLIGATTRSGLITGPMRSRFGIIEHLEYYTAAELAAGVTRDAQLLGFRIDHDAALEIGRRARGTMRIAKRLLRRVRDFAEVAGEQQVSLARAQSALNDLGIDELGLEARDRVILETLITKFAGGPTGLNTLATAVGEDGNTLEEVYEPFLIQNGLLSRTPRGRVATERAYAHLGYPYTPPPQPSLFGAGEDAPLAEDVAESAD; encoded by the coding sequence GTGGACTTAGACGGCGCCCTGCGCCCGCGTGCTCTTGCGGACTACGTCGGGCAGACCAAACTCAAAGAGAAGCTGGCGGTCTATTTGGAGGCGGCCAAGAGCCGCGGCGAGGCTCTCGACCACGTGCTCCTCTACGGCCCGCCGGGGCTCGGCAAAACGACCCTGGCGCACATCGTCGCCTACGAGCTCGGCGTCAATATCCGGGTCACCAGCGGCCCCGCGATTGAAAAACCGGGCGACTTGGCCGCGATCTTGACCAACTCGTTAGACGAGGGCGACGTCCTTTTCATCGACGAGATCCACCGCTTGGGCCGCGTCGCCGAGGAGCACCTCTACCCGGCGATGGAGGACTTCAAGGTCGACATCATCCTCGGCCAGGGCCCCGCGGCGCGCACCATCCGACTCGACCTGCCGCGCTTTACCCTGATCGGCGCGACGACGCGCTCGGGACTCATTACCGGCCCCATGCGCAGCCGCTTCGGCATCATCGAGCACCTCGAGTACTACACCGCCGCGGAGCTCGCCGCCGGCGTCACGCGCGACGCCCAACTCTTGGGTTTTCGCATCGATCACGACGCGGCGCTAGAGATCGGCCGGCGCGCGCGCGGCACCATGCGCATCGCCAAACGCCTCCTGCGCCGCGTGCGCGACTTCGCCGAGGTCGCCGGCGAACAGCAGGTGAGCTTGGCGCGCGCCCAGAGCGCTCTCAACGACCTCGGCATCGACGAACTGGGGCTCGAGGCCCGCGACCGCGTCATTCTGGAGACGCTCATCACCAAGTTCGCGGGCGGCCCGACGGGTCTGAACACCCTAGCGACCGCCGTCGGCGAGGACGGCAACACGCTCGAGGAGGTCTACGAGCCGTTTTTGATCCAAAACGGCCTCCTCAGCCGCACGCCGCGCGGGCGCGTCGCGACCGAGCGCGCGTACGCCCACCTGGGCTACCCCTACACCCCGCCGCCTCAACCCAGCCTCTTCGGCGCGGGTGAAGACGCGCCCCTCGCAGAGGACGTCGCCGAGAGCGCCGACTAG
- a CDS encoding phosphoribosyltransferase family protein, whose amino-acid sequence MTYTIRIGTQTRELPVISVGDVSVALLNLLGDTALTEAAAEELAKRAPEVDVFVTPEVKAVPLAHALSVRTGVPYIVARKTQKPYMVDAVQKTVLSITTGKPQDLFLDGSDVPKLRGKRVAVVDDVVSTGGTLRALSELLGDVGAQVVATLAVFTEGEERDDVISLGHLPLFDNVGEPEVL is encoded by the coding sequence ATGACCTACACCATCCGCATCGGTACGCAAACGCGCGAGCTGCCCGTGATCAGCGTCGGCGACGTTTCAGTCGCGCTCCTGAACCTCTTGGGGGACACCGCGCTCACCGAAGCGGCCGCCGAGGAGCTCGCCAAACGCGCTCCCGAGGTTGACGTGTTCGTCACCCCGGAGGTCAAGGCGGTCCCTTTAGCGCACGCGCTCTCGGTGCGCACGGGCGTGCCCTACATCGTCGCGCGCAAGACCCAAAAACCCTACATGGTCGACGCCGTGCAGAAGACGGTGCTGTCGATCACCACGGGCAAACCGCAGGACCTCTTCCTCGACGGCTCGGACGTCCCCAAACTTCGGGGCAAGCGGGTCGCGGTCGTCGACGACGTGGTTAGCACCGGCGGCACGCTGCGCGCGCTCTCGGAGCTTCTAGGCGACGTGGGCGCCCAGGTCGTCGCGACGCTCGCGGTGTTTACCGAGGGCGAGGAGCGCGACGACGTGATCTCGCTCGGGCACCTGCCGCTCTTTGACAACGTCGGGGAGCCCGAGGTCCTCTAG
- the dnaG gene encoding DNA primase, with protein sequence MPDDAKERIRERLDLAEVVGEVVALQSAGRGRLKGLCPFHSEKTPSFHVLQDRGFYYCFGCQAKGDVFDFVMRTQNVDFYEALQLLGRRVGIEVTPSTPQGTKKRDLYEINKLALAFFKAHLPGPARDYLLGRKLTPESLEAFDLGYAPDSWDALLKHALNKGFSDDDLLRAGLIAESDSGRRYDRFRHRVMFPIKDALGRVVGFSGRVLDDALPKYLNTPETEVFKKAELLYGLDVAKGAIREAGECIVVEGYMDVIALHQCGFKNAVAALGATLTAEQAAQLARQGVERLLLAFDADEAGQRAVLSGLEQSVGRNFLVRAVRVPFGKDPADAVLAGHVGAFREALRGGLSEVAFRFERVLARFDVSTLEGKKGALQELLPALTPRDVFDPVASEMRRLVIDHLGIDGARLDEWVRARTRRKLDTTQLKGMQRGEGASQRAIIELEVIALLLLEPHRLAERLEVLEAALPEAGEDALLREFCAVCRACAFDDRAILRHYQAREEGRIVFERLLTQEAQQERRIDVDGHLHKSLSRLRELYLSDEKEAQRKRLLERMQEVSGYLTDPNLPTDQLQHYYAELREINAMLAARDAERRLRVPTGYANRKRR encoded by the coding sequence GTGCCTGACGACGCCAAAGAACGCATCCGCGAACGCCTCGACCTCGCCGAGGTCGTCGGTGAGGTCGTGGCGCTGCAGAGCGCGGGGCGGGGGCGGCTCAAGGGGCTCTGCCCGTTTCACAGCGAGAAGACGCCGTCGTTTCACGTGCTGCAGGACCGCGGCTTCTACTACTGTTTCGGCTGCCAGGCCAAGGGTGACGTGTTCGATTTCGTCATGCGCACCCAAAACGTGGACTTTTACGAGGCGCTGCAGCTGCTCGGGCGGCGCGTCGGGATCGAGGTCACGCCCAGCACCCCGCAGGGGACCAAAAAGCGCGACCTCTATGAGATCAACAAGCTGGCCTTGGCCTTTTTCAAGGCGCACCTGCCGGGACCCGCGCGAGACTACCTCTTGGGGCGCAAGCTGACACCGGAGAGCCTCGAGGCCTTCGACCTCGGCTACGCCCCCGACAGCTGGGACGCGCTCCTCAAGCACGCGCTCAACAAGGGCTTTTCCGACGACGACCTCCTGCGCGCGGGGCTCATCGCCGAGTCCGATTCGGGGCGGCGCTACGACCGCTTCCGCCACCGCGTGATGTTCCCCATCAAAGACGCGCTCGGGCGCGTGGTGGGGTTTTCGGGGCGCGTCCTCGACGACGCGCTGCCCAAGTACCTGAACACCCCCGAGACCGAGGTGTTTAAAAAGGCCGAGCTGCTCTACGGGCTCGACGTCGCCAAGGGGGCGATCCGCGAGGCGGGCGAGTGCATCGTCGTCGAGGGCTACATGGACGTCATTGCGCTCCACCAGTGTGGCTTTAAAAACGCCGTGGCGGCTCTTGGTGCGACCCTCACCGCCGAACAGGCGGCGCAGCTCGCGCGCCAGGGGGTGGAGCGGCTGCTCCTCGCTTTCGACGCCGACGAGGCGGGGCAGCGGGCGGTCTTGAGCGGGCTCGAGCAGTCGGTGGGGCGCAACTTCTTGGTGCGGGCGGTGAGGGTGCCTTTCGGCAAAGACCCCGCCGACGCGGTTTTGGCGGGGCACGTCGGCGCCTTTCGCGAGGCGCTGCGGGGCGGGCTCTCCGAGGTCGCGTTTCGCTTCGAGCGCGTGTTGGCGAGGTTCGACGTGAGCACCCTGGAGGGCAAAAAGGGCGCGCTGCAGGAGCTTCTGCCCGCGCTCACCCCCCGCGACGTGTTCGACCCCGTGGCGAGCGAGATGCGGCGGCTGGTGATCGATCACCTAGGGATCGACGGCGCGCGCCTCGACGAGTGGGTGCGCGCGCGCACGCGGCGCAAGCTCGACACCACGCAGCTCAAGGGTATGCAGCGCGGCGAGGGGGCGTCGCAGCGGGCGATTATCGAGCTCGAGGTGATCGCGCTGCTGCTGCTCGAGCCGCACCGCTTGGCCGAGCGCCTCGAGGTCCTCGAGGCGGCTCTGCCCGAGGCGGGCGAGGACGCGCTGCTGCGCGAGTTCTGCGCGGTGTGCCGCGCCTGCGCTTTTGACGACCGCGCGATCTTGCGCCACTACCAGGCGCGGGAGGAGGGGCGCATCGTCTTCGAGCGCCTGCTCACCCAGGAGGCGCAGCAAGAGCGCCGCATCGACGTCGACGGGCACCTGCACAAGTCGCTCTCGCGCCTGCGCGAGCTCTATTTGAGCGACGAAAAGGAGGCGCAGCGCAAACGCCTGTTGGAGCGGATGCAGGAGGTCTCGGGCTACTTGACCGACCCGAACTTGCCGACCGACCAGCTGCAGCACTACTACGCCGAACTGAGGGAGATCAACGCCATGCTCGCCGCCCGCGACGCCGAGCGGCGGCTGCGCGTGCCGACGGGCTACGCCAACCGCAAGCGGCGCTAG
- a CDS encoding ABC transporter substrate-binding protein translates to MKRLLPVVGLGLCASLSASAFAQQNATIRWMTGNTAQSVQFANEVAQRYMDANPHTIGGEEYNVTVEIIQGPESATDRYALYLQFFQAQSGEADVLEIDVIWPGDLAEHLVDLYEYEGAREAAEEHFPAIIENNTVDGRLVGMPAFTDAGLLYYRSDLLEEYGFDGPPETWAELEEMARTIMEGERADNPDFTGFVWQGEAYEGLTCNALEWIASFGGGTIVSQEGQIEVFNDQAIAALETAAGWVGTISPQAVTGFQEEDARRIFTAGNAVFMRNWPYAYSLLIDAEGPVTTENVGVTTLPAGEEGGTPAATLGGWQMGVSRYSSNIDVAVDFALFATSYEEQLQRALVVNNLPTIEAIYEDERLLNSPVAWFADLLPVFQSAVARPSTPTAPRYNEVSRAFFTAVHGVLMGTTDAETALGELEFTLEELTGLPVAGGAQDVASR, encoded by the coding sequence ATGAAACGACTTCTGCCAGTTGTGGGTTTGGGGCTGTGCGCGAGCCTGAGCGCGAGCGCCTTCGCGCAACAGAACGCGACCATCCGCTGGATGACCGGGAACACCGCGCAGTCGGTGCAGTTTGCCAACGAGGTAGCCCAGCGCTACATGGACGCCAACCCGCACACCATCGGCGGCGAGGAGTACAACGTCACCGTCGAGATCATCCAGGGGCCCGAGTCGGCGACCGACCGCTACGCTTTGTACCTGCAGTTCTTCCAGGCGCAGTCGGGCGAGGCAGACGTTTTGGAGATCGACGTCATCTGGCCCGGCGACCTCGCCGAGCACCTCGTCGACCTCTACGAGTACGAGGGCGCGCGTGAGGCTGCCGAAGAGCACTTCCCGGCGATCATCGAGAACAACACCGTCGATGGCCGTTTGGTGGGCATGCCCGCCTTTACCGACGCGGGGCTCCTGTACTACCGCTCGGACCTGCTGGAAGAGTACGGCTTCGACGGCCCCCCCGAAACCTGGGCCGAGCTCGAGGAGATGGCCCGCACCATCATGGAGGGTGAGCGCGCGGACAACCCCGACTTCACCGGCTTCGTCTGGCAGGGGGAAGCTTATGAGGGGCTGACCTGCAACGCGCTCGAGTGGATCGCCTCGTTTGGCGGCGGCACCATCGTCAGCCAAGAGGGGCAGATCGAGGTCTTTAACGACCAAGCCATCGCCGCGCTGGAAACGGCCGCCGGTTGGGTCGGCACCATCTCGCCGCAGGCGGTCACGGGCTTTCAAGAGGAGGACGCGAGGCGCATCTTCACCGCCGGCAACGCCGTGTTTATGCGCAACTGGCCGTACGCCTACTCGCTCCTCATCGACGCTGAAGGCCCTGTGACGACCGAGAACGTCGGCGTCACCACGCTGCCCGCCGGCGAAGAGGGCGGCACCCCCGCGGCTACCTTGGGCGGCTGGCAGATGGGCGTCTCGCGCTACAGCAGCAACATCGACGTCGCGGTCGACTTCGCGCTCTTCGCCACCTCCTACGAAGAGCAGCTCCAGCGCGCGCTGGTCGTCAACAACCTACCCACCATCGAAGCGATCTACGAAGACGAGCGGCTTCTCAACTCGCCGGTAGCGTGGTTTGCCGACCTGCTGCCGGTCTTCCAGTCGGCCGTCGCGCGCCCCTCGACGCCGACCGCGCCGCGCTACAACGAGGTTTCGCGCGCTTTCTTTACCGCCGTGCACGGCGTTTTGATGGGCACGACCGACGCCGAAACGGCGCTCGGCGAGCTTGAATTCACCCTCGAAGAGCTCACCGGCCTGCCGGTCGCCGGCGGCGCGCAGGACGTCGCCTCGAGGTAG
- a CDS encoding SaoD/DsrE family protein → MNVAYVFNTPNAATYKLGGMILPQLERGDHGAKVLGMFFFDDNTFVLRQGDPIGERLGRVAREQGILLMMCDQCALQRGLAVGAPRSATPTGVVAGVAVGCFPDLYGALATSPSVQVISL, encoded by the coding sequence ATGAACGTCGCCTACGTCTTTAACACCCCGAACGCCGCTACATACAAGCTGGGTGGGATGATCTTGCCGCAGCTCGAGCGCGGCGACCACGGCGCCAAGGTGCTCGGGATGTTTTTCTTCGACGACAACACCTTTGTGCTGCGCCAGGGCGACCCCATCGGCGAACGCTTGGGCCGCGTCGCCAGGGAGCAGGGCATCTTGCTCATGATGTGCGATCAGTGCGCGCTGCAGCGGGGGCTCGCGGTGGGCGCGCCGCGCAGCGCCACCCCCACGGGCGTGGTCGCGGGGGTAGCAGTCGGCTGCTTTCCCGACCTCTACGGCGCGCTCGCTACAAGCCCCTCGGTTCAGGTGATCTCGCTCTAA